TGTGGGGCAGAGTGACGTCGTCTCGCAATGGGCGCAACGCCGACGTCTTGCGGAAAAGGCCAATCAGAGCGGGCTTGCCAGAACGCCATCGGCTCATGACCACCGCGCGCGATGATCTTGCAAAGTCTGAAGCAATCTTGGTCGCGGCGATCGAAGTGAACGTCCCGGAGCTTGTAGTCGCCCGCACGGCCATCGGTGACTTCCAGCCCATGATCCGCTCGAAAACAGCGCGAAGGCTCGACAAGTGGCTGGAAGCCGCTAGACAAAGCCTGATCGGATCGTTTGCCGGCGGCGTCGAAAAGGACCTCAACGCTCTGAGAAACGCGATCATTTCACCGTGGCCAAATGGACAAACGGAAGGTCAGATCACACGCCTGAAGCTCATCAAACGCCAGATGTACGGAAGAGCAAAGCTTGATCCGCTGCAAGCGCGATTGATCGGCGCCTCGTAGGAACCGCATGTCAGCAAATGTGCGTCAGAGCCCGCTTTTGGGGAGTATTGATCCGGTGATGACAGCGGCGCCCTGGCCTCGAAGCGCTTCTGGCGGCGCGTCGTCATCTCCCCCTCGAGCAGAAGGGTGTTCCTCAACCGGCGCGGCATCACGTTCAAAAAAAGACGGCGCACGCCTCAGAGCAGCAGCGCCCCGATGTGCTGCACCGTCGCATCGTCTGGTTCGATAGCCAGCTCGATCTCGATCCTGAGAGACTGATATTCATCGACGAGACCGCTGCCTCCACGAAGATGGCGCGGCTGCTAGGGCGAGCGCCTTGCGGCAAGCGATGCGGGCGGCCGTTCCCCACGGCCATTGGAAGACGACCACGTTCACCGCTGGCCTGCGCCTGGACGGCATAGCCACGCCGATGCTGCTCGATGGCCCTATGAACGGTCCGACCTTCCTTGCCTATGCCGAGCAGGTTCTCGCACCCGAGCTTCGCCCCGGCGATATCGTGGTCATGGACAATTTGACGACCCACAGGATTAGCGGCGTGCGCGAGGCGATCGAGAAGGTCGGAGTCCGGCTTTTGTTCCCGCCGCCATACTCGCCGGATTTGAACCCAATCGAAATGGCCTTCTCGAAGCTCAAGGCTCTCCTGAGAATGGCCGCCGCAAGGACCATCGACGAACTCTGGGCCGTCGTGGCCGATTGCCTCTCAGCCTTCAGCGCCGACGAATGCCGACATTACTTCAAGGCCGCCGGATATAACCAGGAATAAGTAGAATCTGCTCTAGTAATATTCCATAAGCTTATCGAAATTTATCACAAAGCGGACATCTCAAGAAGTCGAGAATATCTTCTTCTCAGAAAGAAGATACAACGTCACATTGTTGAATGCGCGATCAAAGCAATCCCCAAGCCTGCTATAATGACAAGCAAGAGGGTCAGAGCAACGACGTCGAAAGACATTTTGCGGAAACCGGCCTTTTCGAGGCGCGATATTTCGGCCGCCAACAAATTAGTATCATCAAATTTATAATTAACGATTCTGTCGTCAAAAATAAGGGCTATACTGTCATCGCCAAACCCAATCGCATAGCTGTTCGGTTTCGCATAGTGATTAACTAGGGTATTCTGGTAGGTGATGACAGGTCGCAGCTCAAAGGGCAGCCAATCTTTTTCGCGCTGTGTGAATAGATTGGAAGAAATCGCGCTACCCAAACGCGCGATGTGACCCAGCTTTCCTGGTATTGCTTGACCTAGTGTTACAGGCATGGATTCTTGCAACCATATCGTTAGATTGTCATATGATTTTCATGTATGTAGTCTCGGCTGTCAATCCTCCCACGCAAAATCGGCGATCGCCCAGCTTTCGCGAAAAATTGTCCATATAGAGGCCTCGAAATACGGCTGAATTGGTGATCGGCGGCGCAGCCTGATGGCTGTTAAAGGTGGCTCGGTTTGTTTGAACAGTTTCGGGCGTTTTGCTAGGTGGATTTCCGCTCCGATTATGCCGCCACCATCATCTGTGCCAGCGCGTTGAAGGAAGCCTGATCCGGCGTCTGCCGGTCAAGGGATGAATGTGGACGTCGAATCCAGAAGTTCTTTTTCGATAGCCATGTGATGATTCGCGCCTTTTCATCATCATGGCCCCCGGCACAGAATTCCTGACACTCCCTCGCAACAGCCCATGTGTCACGGTTTTTCACGGGGTTGAACGCCTCCAATAAGCAGTCGGCAAACCCCCTCCGGCGGCCGTAGTAGCACAACCTGTTTCTACCGCGCACAGGCGAAACAATGCCGTGATAGGATATCTCGCTCCTCGGTGACGCGAGCCAGTTTCTTCTTCAGCCGCCTGTTCTCCTCGGCCTCGTCGTTGCCCTTGGCGTTCGACGCAGCAAACTTCTTCTTCCATTCGTAGAGCGAATGCTGGCTGACGCCGAGACGCTGCGAAACCTCCGCAACCGGATAGCCTCGCTCCGTGATCTGGCGCACAGCGTCACGCTTAAATTCTTCGGTGAAATTCGATTCGCTCATGATGCTACTCCTGCCTCAAAACTAGGAAAGAAGGCGTCTACAAATCTCGGGGCTATTCAAGCTTCGCCGAAGCACTTTTTGTAGATTGCGTGATAGCGGCCGTCGGCGCGTATCTCTTGCAGCGTGTTGTTGACCCCGGCGACCAGCTCGCTGTTCTTGGGGAACGCGATCCCGACATCGAAGCGATCACCGACCGACTGTTTCAGAACCCGCGCGCTGTCCGCCCCATCGGTCTGCGCGAAATAAGCCAGCGTCCGATAGTCGTAGATGACCGAGTCGACATGGCCGGCCTGGAACTCTAGCAGACTGTTGGCGACGTTCGGCATCAGCGTGACCTTGGTGGTTGGAATGTTGTCCCGCACCCACAGGGCAGCGGCGCTGCCGCTCTCAGTGGCGACGCTCTTGCCATCGAGGTCGTCGGGTCCCTGAATGGATTCGTCATCATTATGGGCCAGAACGTCGCCGCGACAGGTCGGGCAGGTGTCACGGATGGATAAGACAAGGGCTCCCGCAACTCATCAACCCGACGGGCCAGGGTCGCGCGTGCAGGTATCACGTCACAGTCAGCTGGGAAAAAATGCCTGAATTTTGTGCAATCCCTCGACGCCCCCCAACTCAGGGCGCGGCGCATTCACCGCTTGCGGCGCGCCCTGAGCCCGCCCTCAGACAAGCCCGAGACGTTTGCGAATGACCGACAGGATGGCGCTGTTACTGGTCACGACCGGAACTCCAAAGGCGTCCTCCAGCAGCGGCATGGCCTCCAACGCGCGGAAATTCGTGCAGGAGACAAGCAGCGAATCGAAGTCGTGTCCGGCAAGGCTGTCCTTGGCAAAGCGCAGGATATCATCGGGCGTGGGGTCCGACAGGGTGACGTTGTCGCTGATGCCCATCCCGGCGGCAACGGCGATCTGGCGCGTCTCGGTCGCGGCCGCGTTGGCTACCGAGGTCGTCAACTCTTCAACATAGGGCGTCAGGACGGCCAGCTTGCGCCCGCCGGTTAGGTCCAGCTCCTCGCCGACGGCGCTGAGAACGCCGATCCCCGGCGCATTCGCCATCTCGCCCAGTTCACGACAGATCCGCAGGTCGTATTCCGTTCCGAACAGCGACCCGGCCGAGGTGCAGCCGAAGACCAGAAGATCGGGATTCAGCGTGCCCAGATCTTTGGCGGCCTTGGGCGCGTACTGCTCGACCATCTCGATTTCCGCGCTGCGGGTCGTCTCTACCATATACATGCGGGCGGTGTGGACAGTGCACTGCCCTTGCAGTCCACGATTGAAGTCGGCTTCCATAACCGTATTCGACGACGGCACCATCAGGGCGACGCGGGGCAGGCGGGAAGAAGGGCGATTCATAGGGGTCTCCAAGCGGCAGTTGCCTCTGCGCGGACAGGATCAGCCGTCATCGAGGCCAGATCACATCTCCACCTTAAATGTCAGACAGTCATAATGTATGTTCTTCCTCTTGTCAAGTTCGGCAGACTTGCCTAGAGTCGGGATGCGGCGGCCCGTTCCGGGTGGAGCGACGGCCCCGATCAATGCAGCGAACTGGCGCAGGGCGCCGAGGGATAATGCCATGGATCTTAAAAAGCTCAGGAATGGAGATACCAAATGGAGGATCGTGGTCCTCGGGGGGCCGAATCTTGGTCCGCAAATGCAGCAGATCGGAAATCTCGAGGATCTGCTTCAGGGCTGGGCTGCTGATCTCGGCATCGAGGTCGAGCATTTCCGCTCGAACCACGAAGGCAAACTGCTGGAATTCGTCCATGAGGCGCGCGAGCGTGCGGATGCGTTTCTGGTCAATCCGGGCGGTCTGGTTCGCGTCGGCGAATCGCTGCGTCACACGCTGAAGGATTCGAAAAAGCCCTGCGCCGAGATCCACATGGACAATGCCGAGCTGAACAAGAAGTCGATCTTCTCGGACAGCGTGCTGTCGATCTTCTCGGGCTTCGGCCCCTCGACCTATCTCGGCGCGCTGACGGCGCTGACGCTGGCGCTGGATGAGCCGAGTTTCCTGCATCCGCAGGGCGACAGCCCCTATAACCGTGCGCATGGCGCGCCCCGTTCGCTTTATCAGTGAGGACCCCGGCATGAGCGAGAAAACCCTGCGCATCGGCCTGCTGAACGGTCTGAACATGACTAGCCTCGGCAAGCGCGACAAGAACATCTACGGCATCATCGGCTCCCTGCAGGAGCTGGAGGATCTGGTGTCCGAGGCCGGCAAGGGCCTTGGCGTCGAGGTGGTGCCCTTCCATTCGAACCATGAGGGCGACCTGGTCGATTTCATCGAGGAACACGATGAGATCGACGCCTGGATGATCAATCCGGGCGGCCTTTGGGCCTTTGGCGAGCCGACGAAATTGGCGCTGCATCAAAGCGGCAAGCCCTTCGTCGAGGTGCATTTCGCCAATATCTTCGCCACCGGCCACGATTCGGTGTTCACCTCGGTCGCGACCGGCACCGTCATGGGCTTCCGGCACTTCGGCTATCTCGGCGCGCTGGTCGCGCTGGTCGAAGAGCTCAAGGCCGGCCGCGACAAGGCCGCCTGACGACAGGCAGGTCGCCCGGAAACGGGCGGCCCCTCTCCGCCCGCATTTCTGACTTCTCCGGGGTCACGCCAGCTATGACGACAGAAACCACCCTTCCCTATGCCAAGCCGCGCAGCCTGTCGGACGCCGTCGCGCTGATCGGCGGCGATGACGTCTGCCTGCTGGCCGGGGGCACCGATCTGGTCATCATGCGGGCCGAGGGCATGATCGCCGCCGAACGCATCGTCGACCTGAAGGGCATCGCGGGCCTCGACAGTGTCGAAATGGCCGAGGACAGCATCGCCATCGGCGCCTGCACCCGGCTGGACCCGCTGGCGCAGCGCGCGCCCTTCCCGGCCAATGCGATCCGCGATGGCGCGGCACTGGTCGGCAGCTGGCAGACCCGGGCGCGCGCCACCATCGGCGGCAATATCTGCCGTGCCTCGCCGGCGGCCGATACGCTCTGTGGATTGCTGGCGCTGGACTGTCAGCTGGAGCTGGCCTCGGCCTCGGGCACGCGGCGTGTTCCGGCGGCGGAGTTCTTTACCGGCCCCGGCCGCACCGTCATGCGCCGTGATGAGCTGCTGGCGCGGATCATCATGCCCCGGCGACCCGGCGGCTCAGCCTATCAGCGATTCACCTATCGCAATGCCATGGATCTGTCGGTCGCTGGCGTCGCCGTGCATCTGGCGATGCGGGACGGGCGCTGCACCGAGGCGCGCGTCGCCATCGGCGCCTGCGGACCCAAGCCGATCCTTGTCCCGGATGCGGCGGCCGCGCTGGTCGGATCCCCGGTGGACGCGACCGCCGTCCAGGCCGCCGCGCAGGCGGTCATCGCCGCCGCAACCCCGATCGACGACGTGCGCGGTACGCGCAAGCACCGTCTGCATGTCCTTCGTCCCCTCACCTACCGCGTCACCGAACTGGCGCGGGCACGGGCAATGGAGCAGCAGCCATGACCACCATCGCAATGCAGATCAACGGCAAGGACCGTCAGGCCGAGGCAGATACCGAGACCCGGCTGATCGACGTGCTGCGCTATGAGTTCGGGCTGACCGGCACCAAACTGGGCTGCGCCACCGGCGATTGCGGCGCCTGCACGGTAGTCATGGACGGGCGGGCGGTGAACTCGTGCCTCGTCTATGCCTGCGAATGCGACGGCGCCCGGATCGAGACCATCGAGGGCGTGACGGAGACCCCGGTCGGCAAGGTGATCGTCGAGGAGATGATCGAGGCTGACGGCGCGCAATGTGGCTTTTGCACCCCCGGCATCGTCGTCACTGCCTGCGCGCTGCTTCGCGAACAGGGCGACGCTGCGCTGAGCGATGACCAGATCGCCACCGCTCTGGCCGGGAACCTGTGCCGCTGCACCGGCTATCTGCCGATCAGGCAGGCCATGCGCCGCGCCGCCGACCAGCTTGCCACGGAGGCCCGCTGATGAACGTGCTGGGAACGAAACTGACGCGCCGCGATTCACGGGTGCGCGTCACCGGGGCGATCAAATACACCGAGGATATCATCCTGCGCGGCATGCTCTATGCGGTGCTGGTGCGCTCAACCGTGGCGGCGGGGCGGATCATCCGCATCGGCGTGGATGCCGCCCGGCAGGCGCCGGGGGTCGAGGCGGTGCTAACCGCCGCCGATGTCCCGGCCGGCGGCTATGGTAACTATCTGCACGACCAGCCGATCTTTGCCCGCGAGGCGGTCTGCTATGTAGGCGAGCCGGTGGCGATGATCGCGGCGACCAGCCTTGCCGCCGCCCGACGTGCCGCAAAGCTGGTCGCGGTCGAGATCGACCCGACGCCTTTTGTCGTCGATCTTGCCGCCGCCGCAGAACCCGACGCGCCGGCGGTCCATGCCGGTAAGCCGAACGTGCTGGACACCGCCCGCATCCTGCGGGGCGATCCGGATGCCGTCTTCCGCGACGCCTTCAAGGTCATCACCACGAAAATCGAGACCCACCGCGTCCATCAGGGCTATCTTGAGCCGCGCGGCGTCGTCGCCATGCCCGAAGGCGAAGGGCTGTCGCTGATCATGAGCACGCAGCAGCCCTTTGGCGTGCGCATGGTTCTGGCCGAGCTGTTCGGCATTCCGATCAGCCGGATCGAGATCAAGGTGCCGGCGGTCGGCGGCGGTTTCGGCGGCAAGCTGCATGTCGGCTTTGCCCCGCATGTCGCGGCGATGGCGCTGGCCACGGGCCGCCCGATTCAGCTGATCTGCGAACGCGGCGAGGATATGCGCACCGGCAGCCCGCGCGAAAACTCGGTGGTGGAAATGGCCACCGCCATCGACGCCGAGGGCCGCTTTCTGGCCCGCCGCTGCGACATCCTGCTGGATTCGGGCGCCTATGCGCTGGACATCCAGTCGCTGAACTCGATGGCGGCATTTTACGCGACCGGCCCCTATTACATCGAAAATCTCGATCTGAGATCGCGGGCGGTCTATACCCATACCTGCCCGACGGGTTCCTTCCGGGGGCCCACGGGGCCGCAGCTGGTCTATGCCAATGAGACCCATATCAACGACATCGCCGAGGCGCTTGGCCTTGACCCGAACGAGCTGCGGCGGCGCAACTTCATCACCAAGGGCCAGCGCGGCCCCGGGGGTGAGGAAATCACCGCCGAGGTGACGGTCGCCGAATGCATGGAACGGGTCGCCGCGCGGCTGGCCGAATTCCGGGCCGAGACGCCCACCGACACCCGCCCGCGTGGCTATGGTCTGGCCTGCACCTGGTGGTCGACGCTGGGCACGCCCTCCTCGGCCATGGTCGAGCTGCATGACGATGGCAGCGCCACCCTGTCCTCGGGGGGCACGGAAATCGGCACCAGCGTCATCTCGACCACGCTGCCGGCGATGGTGGCCGAGGTACTGGGCATCGACCCGGAGCGGGTGACGCTGAACAATGGCAGCACGCGGGATGCGCCCTTTGAATCCGGCTCGCGCGGCAGCCGGACGTTGTTCTCGACCGGCAATGCCACGCTGAACGCGGTCAATCAGATCGTCGATCAGATCAAGGAAGAGGCATCCGAACTCTTGGGCGTCGCTCGGGAGAATCTGGTGCTGCGCGATGGCCGGGTCCAGGCGCTGGCGCCCTCGAACGCCTCGCTGCCGCTGCCCGAGGTGATCGCCTCGGCCAAGATGCGGACGGGGCCGGTGGTCGCCTCGGGGCGGTATCGGGCGAAACAGGTCGAGGTGTCGGGGTCCACGCTGGACGGCGCCCGCATGGCCCGTCTGGGCGAGCCGACCTTTCATTGCCACGGCGTCGAGATCGCGCTGGATCTGGACACTGGCCGGGTCGAGGTGCTGCGCTTTGTCGCCGCGCATGACATCGGCCGGGTGCTGAACCCGGTCGCGGCGCGCGGTCAGGTCGAGGGCGGCGTGGTGCAGGGCATCGGCTATGCGCTGTACGAAAACCTTGAAATCGACAAGACTGGCGCGATCCGCAACGGCAATTTCCACGACTATCGGATGCCGACGATCAAGGACATTCCGGCCTCGATCGAGACGATCTTTATCGAGAACGCCTCGGAAACCGGCCCCTTCGGCGCTAAGGGCATCGGTGAGCCGCCGGTCATCATCCCCGCCGCCGCCATCGGCTCGGCCATCCGCGACATGCTGGGGCGGCAGCCGATGAAGCTGCCCTTCGCCGCCGCCGCCATGGCGACATTCCTGGACGAGCCGGAGGCGGATTGACCGCCCGGCCCGCGCCGAACCTTTCTTTCCTGAAAACCTGCCCCGGAGGGCCGATCATGCTGCAACTTTCCGACCCGTCTCTGCTGCGTTCCGAATGTCTAGTGAACGGCGGCTGGTCCGGCAGCCGCGCCGGCGGGATGATCGCGGTGACGAACCCGGCTGACGGCAGCGTGGTCGGAAATGTGCCCAGCTTTGGCGGCGACGAAATCGCACCCATCATTGCCTGTGCCGCCGCCGCGCAGCGCAAATGGGCCGCCGAACCCGCCAAGACCCGCGCGGCGGTGCTGCGGCGCTGGTTCGATCTGATGGTCGAAAACGCCGATGACATCGCGCGGATCATGACCTCGGAACAGGGCAAGCCGCTGGCCGAGGCCAAGGGCGAGGTGCTTTACGCGGCGTCCTTCATCGAATGGTTCTCGGAAGAGGCCAAGCGCGTCTATGGCGAGACGATCCCGGCGCCGCGCGCCGATCAGCGGCTGACGGTGCTGAAACAGCCCATCGGGGTGACGGCGGCGATCACGCCCTGGAACTTTCCGGCGGCGATGATCACCCGCAAGGCGGCCCCGGCGCTGGCGGCGGGCTGCGCGATGATCGTGCGCCCCGCCGATCTGACGCCGCT
The DNA window shown above is from Shinella zoogloeoides and carries:
- a CDS encoding (2Fe-2S)-binding protein, which encodes MTTIAMQINGKDRQAEADTETRLIDVLRYEFGLTGTKLGCATGDCGACTVVMDGRAVNSCLVYACECDGARIETIEGVTETPVGKVIVEEMIEADGAQCGFCTPGIVVTACALLREQGDAALSDDQIATALAGNLCRCTGYLPIRQAMRRAADQLATEAR
- a CDS encoding type II 3-dehydroquinate dehydratase; this encodes MQQIGNLEDLLQGWAADLGIEVEHFRSNHEGKLLEFVHEARERADAFLVNPGGLVRVGESLRHTLKDSKKPCAEIHMDNAELNKKSIFSDSVLSIFSGFGPSTYLGALTALTLALDEPSFLHPQGDSPYNRAHGAPRSLYQ
- a CDS encoding type II 3-dehydroquinate dehydratase; its protein translation is MSEKTLRIGLLNGLNMTSLGKRDKNIYGIIGSLQELEDLVSEAGKGLGVEVVPFHSNHEGDLVDFIEEHDEIDAWMINPGGLWAFGEPTKLALHQSGKPFVEVHFANIFATGHDSVFTSVATGTVMGFRHFGYLGALVALVEELKAGRDKAA
- a CDS encoding FAD binding domain-containing protein encodes the protein MTTETTLPYAKPRSLSDAVALIGGDDVCLLAGGTDLVIMRAEGMIAAERIVDLKGIAGLDSVEMAEDSIAIGACTRLDPLAQRAPFPANAIRDGAALVGSWQTRARATIGGNICRASPAADTLCGLLALDCQLELASASGTRRVPAAEFFTGPGRTVMRRDELLARIIMPRRPGGSAYQRFTYRNAMDLSVAGVAVHLAMRDGRCTEARVAIGACGPKPILVPDAAAALVGSPVDATAVQAAAQAVIAAATPIDDVRGTRKHRLHVLRPLTYRVTELARARAMEQQP
- a CDS encoding xanthine dehydrogenase family protein molybdopterin-binding subunit, with the protein product MRVTGAIKYTEDIILRGMLYAVLVRSTVAAGRIIRIGVDAARQAPGVEAVLTAADVPAGGYGNYLHDQPIFAREAVCYVGEPVAMIAATSLAAARRAAKLVAVEIDPTPFVVDLAAAAEPDAPAVHAGKPNVLDTARILRGDPDAVFRDAFKVITTKIETHRVHQGYLEPRGVVAMPEGEGLSLIMSTQQPFGVRMVLAELFGIPISRIEIKVPAVGGGFGGKLHVGFAPHVAAMALATGRPIQLICERGEDMRTGSPRENSVVEMATAIDAEGRFLARRCDILLDSGAYALDIQSLNSMAAFYATGPYYIENLDLRSRAVYTHTCPTGSFRGPTGPQLVYANETHINDIAEALGLDPNELRRRNFITKGQRGPGGEEITAEVTVAECMERVAARLAEFRAETPTDTRPRGYGLACTWWSTLGTPSSAMVELHDDGSATLSSGGTEIGTSVISTTLPAMVAEVLGIDPERVTLNNGSTRDAPFESGSRGSRTLFSTGNATLNAVNQIVDQIKEEASELLGVARENLVLRDGRVQALAPSNASLPLPEVIASAKMRTGPVVASGRYRAKQVEVSGSTLDGARMARLGEPTFHCHGVEIALDLDTGRVEVLRFVAAHDIGRVLNPVAARGQVEGGVVQGIGYALYENLEIDKTGAIRNGNFHDYRMPTIKDIPASIETIFIENASETGPFGAKGIGEPPVIIPAAAIGSAIRDMLGRQPMKLPFAAAAMATFLDEPEAD
- a CDS encoding transposase translates to MTTARDDLAKSEAILVAAIEVNVPELVVARTAIGDFQPMIRSKTARRLDKWLEAARQSLIGSFAGGVEKDLNALRNAIISPWPNGQTEGQITRLKLIKRQMYGRAKLDPLQARLIGAS